A stretch of DNA from Drosophila virilis strain 15010-1051.87 chromosome 5, Dvir_AGI_RSII-ME, whole genome shotgun sequence:
AGGTTATCATCATGCTTATATCATTTCCAACAATAATCATGCCAGacatttttgttggtattttataGCGTTTCTCCAAGGTCGTGATAGTGCCATTAAAGTAAGCCAGAGACATGGATAAAAAGCAACCGCCAATGCCGTAAATTACGACAAACAATTTTTCGGTAGCTAGCCTgcaaatgtacatacatatatgcaattGGCTTGGAGAGCCTTAGCATTACGTATTCTCCAGCTTACCTCTGCAGCATTGATCCTTTGAATATCCAAAATCCGCATCTGATATCCTTGTGCGGTTTTTCCTTAGGCGGTTTTCCATTGTTGGACTTGGCAGACGCATCGCCTAGGAACGGCAGCCCCTCCGCTTGTTCTTGTTTCTTGTCGAGGCTCATTTCCAACCGATTCCATCAAAATTGTAAACTAGACTAACTGCAAACTATTTCTGGGCAAGTATATCTAGGCAGCAGTTCGCGAAGGCATCCATAAACCACAGGTGATAATTATTGCCTGAATCTTATAAAACTTTGGGCTGTCGTATCTTGTATACCTAATCTAATCTTTTAGCACAAATGATGCTGAAATGTTAGTGTCATTGTGTGCGATTTTCTATATTGCTTGAGATTTTAAGATCTGAATATCGTCGAAGATGAGACAGCAATATTGATGAGATAAtattaaaaaggtataacttaTTTTGAAAGGAACAAAAAGAACGCTTAAAATTATGATTGTTCTTAAAAGTAGTATAACAttgtttttcttaaaaaatacTATGCTGGACTTGAACCGGCGACCTCTCGCTAGATGAGACAGCAGTATTGACGAGATAATATTAACATTTATAgcatattttcaaaatctggAACCACAACGTAATGGAGCAAAGTTTTGACTGTTGTTATAACATCGTGTTACTTGACAATTGTTCTGCTAGGTTTGAACCGGTGACCTCTCGCTGGCTAAGACGGTCACATTTACAAAGCTAGCTGAAATGTTTCGTCCACTTGAAGGTCAATTTTTGAGATTAAAAACGAAGCTTGCCTTGATTcccaatcagtcaatcagccagAACAAACTCTTAAATCTATAAGAATACTCGCGTGCCAAGCAAAGCAAACATTaagatattatatatactcaTTCAGCAttgcaaaatttatatatctatatatctatctctGCAGAAGGTGATAAGCCCAAACTAAAAATCATCAAGTAAACAAGCgtgtgtatttaaatattatttatggcgCCTTGGCTCATTCCGAATCTTTTTTATCTCGCAAGATTTTTGgtttaattcaaattgttCTGGTTTCTTATGGTTTGTCTCTTCGTCCTCTTCCTCGAATATCTTTAGATTCTTAGCATGATACCAGACACCAATGTTCCAAAAGCTGCTAGCCAAAATGCACGAGGCAGACAAGAAATTGATCGTATAGCTGCAATTATAAAAAACGATTTATATAGTTATGAAAAAgtgaatgtttttaaaaaCTTACCGCAAAGATTTGGTGTCATATAGCCagcagttgccgttgctgccgcATGTTTTGCCCCAGACTAGACAATTGTTGTCCAGAATCGCGCCAAACACAAGGGGACTGGGTATAAAGGCGAGTATGGCGACGATCATATTGCTCAGACCCAAAGCAAGGCTCTTATCCGCCGACGACACACAGCGCAAACCCAACAACAAGTTGGATGTTCTTCCCGAGGAACCCACGAACTTAAGAAAACACATGACGCCCAAGAAGATGAGAAACTGGTTGTAACAGTCCGCCGGACATGGACCTTGTCGGGCAAATTGGTGCTAATATAAAGGATATTTACGATTAATAAGTTGGTGGTTTGAATCTTCAGTTAAAAGAAAGTTGATGGTTCGAACTTGTCTTAGTTGTTTTTACTCTAAAAGCGAAATAAGTTGCCTCCCCGATTAAGTCCAACTATGGTTTATCCTATATAAAATACTAATAATTATGATGAATTATCTAGAAGACGTGGTTCAAACCTTAGGTTAGAAGAAAGTCAATGGTTCGAActtgttttagttgtttttactCTAAAAGTGAAATAAGTTGCCTCCCCGATTAAGTCCAACTATGGCTTATCCTATATAAAATACTAATAATTATGATGAATTATCTAAAAGACTTAAGTTAAAAGAAAGTCGATGGTTCGAATTTTACTTAGCTGCAGGCCTGTTTAGTCGGTTCTACTCTAAAAGTCAAATAAGTGGTTCTACTCTAAAAGTAAAATAGTGTACTATGTAAAAGACTTGGTTCGAACCTTAGGTTAAAACGAAAGTCGATGGTTCGAATTTGACTTAGTTGAAGGGTAGAAGACTTACCTCAGTAGCATTCGCTATATCCGAAGCGCCAATGCACTTGCAGCCTGTGTATATGAATTGACCCAGCTCATCCTTGGTTTTTTCGGTGCAGCCGGCGTGACAAGCAGAGATGTAGGTGACATTGTGTGGACTGCAAATCGGAGCGTAGTGTACATATTCACAGTGACAGGAGGCGGTGCAGCTGtcattgccgccgccgcttgGAAACATGGATGTCACCTTATCGCTGTCATCACAACCGATCAGCACATAACTCAACAGGCCCAGCACTGTAAATATATCAACAATGCCATTCCAAGCGGCCATTGCCCGTGCACTGGGTCTATGCTTGGAGATTACATAACCGGAGAGCAATACGCCAGCTGCCGAGAAGGCCAAAGCAACGCTGCCCGTGGCCATGGTTGCCGTGCTGGCCGACTGCTGATACTGGGTTTCAATATACTTGGGCGTAAACATCCAATAGGGCATGTAGCCAAAAACGTAGAGTATGGAGGCCATGCTATTGTAAATGTAGATCTTGTTCTTGGCCAACCGCTTGACGGCCTGCAGCAGGTCGCTGAGGGAGAGCTCTGTTAGGGAATTGCCGCCAGACTCATGACCGTTAGATTTTAATCTCCTAGCTCGGGCGCTGGGCAGCTCCTTGGGAAATATGTATAGAAAAAAGGCAGACAAGAGCATTATGATGGTCAATGGGATCCAGCCAAGCCACCAGGCGCCCAGCCAGCGTGTATCCTCATTGGTAATGAGCGGCTCCAGCTGGGGATCTATATAAAAACGCAGGCAAACAGAGGCCAAGGATAAGCCAAAGGTTGGGCCCAGCATGCGCAGGAAAACGGACCAACCTGTTAAAGAAAATGAACGCAATTCAGTAGCAAACTGAGGCTCAAGATGTCAAGATCACCTACTGAGCATTGCGGGCGTCTTGGCTTTGCTTGAATTATCATCCATATATGATATGCCCAGCGTGTAGAACAGAGCACAACCGATGCCGGATATAAACTGTCCggaaaataacaaaactatGGGCGCCCAAAGGTAGGCCTCCTGCTCACAGCTGGATTTTCGTGCCTGGCAGAGTGTGTCATCCGTGGCGTTCAACTGATCCGCTTGCACATATTCACGAGTCAATTTCAAGGCATCCTCGCCGGGGCCATAGATGATGTGAGGAGAAGCTGTTAGCACGCAAAAAAACGCCATGACGACCAGACCTAAAGGCAAGTGTGTCTTTTAGTTAGGGTCTATATATTGGAAATCCCCCTGCGGAGGGTATTAGGATTTTCTCAAGAGATTTGCACCGCATAGAACAAGAGATTTCAGacttcataaagtatatatatattctagatccgGATCCTTTTCTCTGGGCAGGCAGAAGGTACTTCTATAACATAAAGTTGCCGAGGCAACGATCGCTTGAGGAACAAGATcgtgaccaaactaggcatttattagtttcacgaTGTTTCTTACATATAAGCAAACTGCAATAATATCGGAAGAATGTATCCAAAACTTGTCTGTTCATCCAGATATATTGCTGTTATCCAGCAATAACATATATCCACATAGTTGCGCATTCTAAGGCACATTGCTAAAAGAGTATTGAAtgttcggcgtgccgaagtcAGCCGTTACCTAAGGCAATATATCGGGGCCGATGTCCGCGACCCGCATAGTAGCCCAACAAACCGGAAGTTAAAGTTGTGCTAATATCAGTGCCCACGATAATTATGCTGGTCGTTTGCGAGGGTATCCTATAACGTTTTTCCAGCGTGGTAATTGTGCCATTGAAATATGTAAATGCCATGGCTACGAAACATCCCGCGATGCCGAAAACCACGGCGAACACATATTCAGTTGCCCAGCTATAATACGGGGTATTATGgggtatattatattatatgtatgcgTATTCACTTAATACCTTTGCAGTCGTGGACTCTTGAATAGGCCACATTGGGTATCTGCAAGCCGATCGCCCTCATCCCTTTTCGATTTGGGAGCCTTTAGGAACTCAGTTGCTTCATGCACCTCATCTGCCATTGTCAAACTACTCAGTCCAACTGCACTTTGGCAATAGCTATAGCCAAACTATAAACTAGAGATTCCTGCCCAAAATGCAGTTCGGACTGTACGTCTATATAGATAATAGCCATGTGCATGCTTGCAATTTATAAGCTAATCCCAAGTTAATTCTAAATTTTGTTAGATAAGTTCTGTGTAGTATCTTGCTGctatatatgctttatgcaCTGTCGACTGGCATTTATgtactttattttaaattgttcaaatacAGACATGCGtttgatatataaaaataccTATGGCTGCATATATACAGTGGTCGCTTGCTAAACGGAACGTTTCTGTAAAAGAATTGACAAAAATTTCGTGCAACTAACAAAAAAGAAGTTTATGTAAAATGATATTATTGCAAAGGATGTTTGTTAAATATAGGCACttttatgcataaatttacaaatataatttcaaGTAGCTCTCATTTACGAGTGACCACTGTACATTTGTCTTTTGCCAGACTGAGAGCCCTGACGGTGGCATTTATCACACGATCTTAACCGCCCCACAATTCAGTTTATTATACCAACCGACGCCAACGTTAAAAaccgtatatatatatatatataaatatatatatacatacgatCTAAACGACAGGCCAATAAATCACTCACAATCATAACTTAACAATAGCGTTagcttaaatttattattattattctagtCACTTATATTTCGGTATTCTTTTCAGCATTGACCTCCTCTTCGTGCTGCACAATTTGCATTTCGACTTCTTTGACCTCCTCATCGAATATCTTAAGATCCTTAACGTAATACCAAACGCCAAAATCGAAGATAGCGCCCAGGCTTATAAAAACAGCTGCCGTAAAGTTGAGCGTATATCTGAATCAAAGTGAAAGAATTATTAATTGGATATTGTTAGATCGAATATAGACTTACCTCATGGACTCGGGATCGTAGAGCCAACAGTTGCCCTTGTTGGTGCAGGTCTTGCCCCACACCAGGCACATGCGATCGAAGATCCAGCCAAAGAATATGGGTCCCGGTATAAAGGCGAACATCGAGCACAACATCATGCCAAAGCCCATCGCAGCTGTTTTGTCCTTCTCCGGCACACAGCGCACAGAGACCAGAAAATTGGATGCTCTGCCCGCGGCGCCAATAAACTTAAGGAAACACATGACCGACAGGAAGGCGACAAATTGCGTCCAGCAGTTGACAGGACAAGCACCCGGCGTGGCCTGGCCGGCGGCTAGTTGCTGCGAGAGTCAAGAATAATATTTTAAGGATTAAAAACCTCTCACTGATCCTGCCAagtgactgattgattgattgactgagtCACTGATTGACAATAAAACGCAGAGCGATCACGTAGAGACAAGAAGTGGACTTGTAATCCTCAATAGATAGGAAATCTAATCTAAATCTGTAAATCTCTTTCTGACGGATTAATTCATTGATTGACTGAATCACCGATTGACGGTCAACACTGGATTCTACTGGTTACTAAATGGAAAAGTCTATATGAAAGTTACCTCCAAATACGTCGTTGAGGCTGAGTTCTCCAGCGATCTTCCAGCTAGATCCCAGGTGCTGTTGTCATAGGCCAAATCACGTGCGGTAAGCCTTTTGAAGGAGCTATTTCTGGCACCTGGTATACAGGAGCAGTCATAGAAGATCTAAAAGGGAATCAGAGCAAGCGATTAATGCTACTTCCATGTACAGATTACTTGTCCAACTGCGACCCACCTTTTTGCCATTGGAGCGCACGTGCTCCATTTTGCAGCCCGCATGGCAGGCGGATATATAGGTCATATTATTCTCCCCGCATACCGGGGAGTAGCGCACATAGTCGCAGGCGCAGGCCGAGTTGCACGTGGCTGTGTCATTTACAGCGCTATTGTGAATATTCACAATAACGGAGCGCTCGTTGTCCGGACAACCAATAAAGGCGTATGTGACGACGCCGGCCACAACCAACACGGCACAGATCACATTCCAGGCGGCCATATACCGAGCACGTGGCTTATATTTGGAGATGATAAATCCGGAGAGCAGGACTCCAATTGCGGAAAATGCCAGAGCCACGGTGCCCGTGACCATGCTGGAGGTGGCCGCCGATTGTTTGTACTGCACCTCAATGTACTTGGGCGTGAATATCCAGAAGGGCGTATAGCCTATCAGATAGAAGATGTTCGACAGCGTGTTGCACATGTAGGTCTTGTTTGTGGTCAGGCGCCTGAAGGTGACCAGCATGTCCTTAAAGGAGGCCTTGGGCTCGGCTGTCGATTGCGGCTCCAGCTCCACGGTGAGTTTCTCCTTCTCGGCGCTCTCCTTCTGCCGCAGCGATAGTCGTTCGCGGCGACGTTTTTCCTCCACCAAGCGTCTGGCTGCGGCACGGGGCAGCTCTTTGGGAAACATCGATAAGAAGATGCCCGAGCAAGATAACAGACCGCCCATGACTAACCAGCCCAGCCACCAGGCGCCCAGCCAGCGTGGATCCTTGTTGTTGATAACCGGATGCAGCTGCGGCGCAATATACAAGCGCAGACAAAAGGAGGCCAAAGCATAGCCAATGGCAGGGCCCAGCATTCGCAAAAAGTACGAGAGACCTGAAGCAGAGACAGGGTGAGTGTTATTCATATAATATTGCTCTGTTCAGTTAATCAAAAAGAGTATATTGCGATTTGTTTGCGTGTCTGTTTTGTCTGAATTCAAAAGGCAAGGTTTTGCTTGCATccaaagtttttgttttctgagAACCTTAGATAGTTTTAAAATCTAAAGGATTTAAGTATTCtagatacaaatttaaaagatTATCAAACATCTGCAGACCTTAAAGTTTTTTGAATTcctttcaatttaaatgtggTTTTTTCTGCTTGCATCAAaatgttttcgttttcttagAACATTAGATAGTTTTGGAATTAAAAGGATTTAATTATTCCAGACAAATTGAAAAGAGTATTGACTTTAGATACTTTGTAGACTCGCAGACTTTATAGGCTGACATTAGAAGGATGCTTTCTTGCCTGCATCAAaatgttttcgttttcttagAACCTTAGATCGTTTCGAAGGCTTATCAACCTTGCTGAATCATTTGTCTAATCAAGCGTTTATAAACGGAAGCGATAGTTGCAGCAATTAAGGAGTAAGTGTGTTATCTGGCACATGTAGCGTGGCGCCCCGGGTTTTTATTGGAGTCGTAAAACCATAAGAGACGCGATCTTGTGCGCATTTCGTACGTGAAACTTACTTAGCAAGGCCGGAGTCTTGGATTTCTTTGTATTATCATCCATATAGGAGACGCCGAGTGTATAGTATAGGGAGCCGCCAATGCCAGATATGAACTGGGCGACGAAGAGCAGCACCTGTGGTGCAAAATTACCCTCGCCCACCTCGCATTCGGCGCCGCCGCCGGTGAGGCGGCAAAGGGTCTTCGCGCGCTGCTCCTCGATTGCCTCCAGGGTGGCGTTTTCGTCGGGCTGGGCGCCAAACTCCTTGGTCAGAGCCAAGGCATCCTCACCGGGCCCATAGAGGAAATGCGGCGAGGTGGTCATTAAACAGAATACGACAATAGTTAGTAGGCCTGTTGGCAGAAAGAAAAAGATGAATAAGAGAAGCTACTTTAGATTTCCGCTCATTCACTCACCAAATCCTATCCAGCGCGGCCGATGACCCTTGCCGGCGTAGTAGGCCAAAACGGCAGAGACGAGGGTCTGGCTAATGTCATTGCCCACAGAAATGATGCCCGTGTTTTTCGAGGGTATCTTAAAGCGTTTCTCGATGGTAGTTATGGTGCCATTGAAATAGGCATAGGTCATGGAGAAGATGCAGCCCACAATGCCATAGAGCAGAACGTAGGCCGTTTGATTGGCAAAGCTGCAGGACGGAGAACAATTAGGGGTCAGATAAAAGGAATATCAATTATTCCACTCACCGCTGAAAGAATGCGCCGCGAAAGAGCCAAAATCCGCACGTGACATTCTTCTCCAGCGGCATATCGTTTAGAAGCTTGTTTATCTCCTCGGTCATGAGGCGATCCTGTTCGGATTTCTCCTTCTTTAACTTGGCCTTAATGCGGGCCTGGGCACTCTTGTCCGCCTCGTCGCCATGTACGTTGCCATTGTTCAGCAATTTGGCAGCGGCATCTATGTGtcgctcctcctcctccagctgctccagctgctcctgctcaATGCTGGACACACGGGGCGAAGGCGCCTCGACGTCCTGCGTCGACTGTGGCTCCAGCTCCGCAATGCGCTCCTCGCTCTGCACCatctttttgattttgattagATGCTCTGGATGCTATTTCACGGATGTTTCAGCAGCACATCGGACTCTTCCGGCagagacaaacacacacgacAATAGTTCTTAATTTTCAGCTCTATCACGAGCAATTAGCTGGGGTTCGGTTGGGCTTGTTTTTTAGTGGCTGGGATCGAAGTGTTGCTGGAGAACAACCGCACGCGTCACCATTTGCGGATCGAGTGGCATGTTGTGCCCAAATTACGCGTGATCTTAACTGAATACGAAAACCTGGACACGCCTCAGTCTATCCACTTGTCTATCCGAATGATGTACACACTGTTGGCTCTTTTCttttctcgttgttgttgttattgtagttgttgttgttgttgttgctgtcgcttctGTCTATCAAGATCTGTGTGCGTTGTCCGCTGTCGTTGTTGAAAGATTATCTTTAATGGGTTATCACCTGGCTCTAATCTTTAATATTTGAGAGGCGAAACCGAGTGTATTTtcccaaacaacaacaaattgcaaatttttatCATTCATTGCTTCTGTTAAATACCgcaaaatttattgtttttcattttccttTCGTCTGGCTTGCCTTTTTCCtcaaacaatataaaatattaaaatagctGCGTGTGATAAGAGATATCTGTGTGCATTTACATAAACCGTATAAATATGCTTAGGgcttatgcacacacacacacacacacgcacaaccaGAGCTGGATTGAGAGAAATTTCTTGATAAGCTTTTCATGCACTATCATTGTTTGGCTTTAGTTTTTGTCTTCGACAGACAATACTTAACCCTTTTGTTCTTGGCAAATTAACATTCGTGATGAAATTAACAAGAACATAATATCCGATcagttttctatatatatatgcattgtCCTAGAAGAATATTCTATCATAATTCTTAGAAGTCGTCTTGTGGCACATAACCTCATTTAAACTAAAACTCTTCAAAATAAACGCTTTATCAACTAATTATATAAAGCtgtcttatttatatttcggATACCGTCAGATCTTTATAGctatcaaaaaaaatatttaaaaattttcctCTTTGgtataaaatacttttttggCCATTTTAGATATCCTgtgtataattattttataatctAGCTGAAATATTCTTTCTTTATTCGAATTTTTTTCTAGATACTATTATTTAGTAGTTCTTTAGCCGCATGTAATCTGTCTCTCTCTGgccctcactctctctctttgtctttctctctgtctatAATTCGCATTCCCattctttttctattattattttgattttcaagagcTGTGCTCAACGTGTTCTATTATTTAATGCATGTAAATgtgcatacaaatatacatatatatatatgtcaaattGAGTATATTTGAGTATGTGGGCGAGTAGAGGCGAGTACTCATTTATACTCATACTCGCATGTTCGCTTGTGTTTATTGTCAACGCCACAATTCACttagcatatttaaatttatgcgctGCTTATCACTTGAACTTTATCTTGATTATGTTGTGCTTGAATCATAACATgtactatataaataaatatatactatatatagatAGTTAGGCGTTAGTTAATTAAGCTTTTAGATTTGGGCATTAACACTTATTAGGCAAACTTTTAGTCAGTCAAATATTTACTGGATCTGTATACCCCAATTATTCAATCATTTTGGCATTTCACTTCTTTGGAATAtccagaaaaaaacaaaaaaaacagactAACTCAGAGACTTAAATCTATATCTTAGCTTGTCGCAAGATACGACGATATCGTAACCGTAACCGTAGCCGTACTAAACTAAGCTAAGCACTGCGTTAAAAATATCTGTAGAATTGTGGAACGCTGCTCTAAGATGAGTAGATGAGTGCCTCGCATCGCatcgcctcgcctcgcctcgctGGGAATGGAAGCCGCGTCGAGTCTTCAAAGCTAATTCCAATTCAGCGTTGATCTccgtctctgtgtgtgtgtgtgtgtttgtgtgtgcgtgtgtgtgtgactgtgtcaCTGACATCAATTCCAAGCCAAGATTtcagtgtgtgcatgtgccaTCCCAGAGCACAATTCTTTATTAGATTTGCCAGGCGTTGCTTGCACTTGGATCAGACAAATTCAAAAGTATAATAAACAAGTAGCAGTGCTCAATGCGGCAGTGCCCGACTAAGAGTTACCCTTTCAATCATTGTCACCtgtaccaaaaaaaaattggaaagGAAAACTGCGTAAGGTatccaaaaagtgaaatattctggATCTGTGTATGCTCTGCCAGtctataaaacaaatttttctcaaattttTACTCATAAAGAGGATTTGGAtatctatttttatcgatttcctGTAAATagtaaaagaagaagaaaaaagttgaTCTGAACAGGCAAAATAGGGAACTATGTTtaaatctctctctctttaagTCTCTAAGGCtgaataagaatatatatactttatgggctcggagatgtttccttctgtctgtgacatatatattcacaaaAGCAATCTACcttttttcacatattttcaatgcgctcacacattttccaggGTTATCAAGGTGAAACTTTATGCGCTAGTTCTCAGAATTTTACAAGACATTGCAAAGAACAAagaacaaatcaaattaaaatactatCATTCTCAAAAGGGTATCAAAACGTTCGCAGTTTCGTCTGGGAAAGCTATCATTTATCGATACGGAAAGATTGTCTGACAATATTTAAGTACAACCTTGTTACGTTCCATGTACATGAACTGTACTgtttatagtatttttgtaGTAGACCCAACCCCCTTGACAGCTCTGATTTCGCCTTTAACACCCGCCGTGTGTCTGTGGTTAGGCGTTATCAGGCCTTCTGATTGAATCAACCCCAAAAACCATATCTCTGGCCTGGTATCTGGTGACACCCGATACGAACCCAGTTTGTCTATGCTCGATAGCTAAACTCAGATCCCGCTACAGATCGTAAACGATATGTGATTAGCGCTCTCTCAGCTGCTGAgcttttgaaattgaattgaaaaggGACTAATCAGAAATATACGACTGTAAGATACCCTAGAGAACTCTAAATGTCTTCAAGAACATATCTTTTGAATTTCTAATGTTTTTTCAAGTCTTAAATGGGCTGGAAAATCCAGTCGCATACAAAACATAAAAGTATACGACTTTAAAATACCCctgaataattttttaaaattcaattcaatttaatattcgaCTGTACGATACCCTAGAGTACAGTCTTCAAAAACGTATCTTCAATATTCCCAAAGTCTTAAAAGGGCTGCGAAATCCACTGGTATACAAAAGTACAAGGTATACGACAgaaaaataccctgtaattgttTTTTACAATGTTAAGGTGGAATCCACAATGCTCTCTAAAAAGCTAAACTATGCCTTAAGTATAATTTAAGAGATTAGATGAGGGATGCGACTATAAGATACCCTCTAACAGCTGTATGTGCTTGCCAATTAGGGgttattgaaataaattgaaatgtttcgCAACCTTATGCCccttatttatatgttttgggGCTTACAAGTTTAGTACCAAAGCGTCCTTTGTATTATTATGAACTCACCAGCCACATATGTGGTTTATATTGCGGGGAGGGGAGGgttattaaatttgaatttggagTTGCTAAAAACCAGCTGAAATCGAGGAAATAAGTAGGCAAATGGAAACGCTTACAAATAATCCCGCCACATGCAAAAGCAGTTCCATAATTGGCCaaggctgtgtgtgtgagtgtgtgtgtgtgtgtgtgtgagcgtatgtatgtgtgtgtttgcgcgAACATCATATGTTTGGTAgcgcaataaaaatcaaaagcatAATTTCTTGTATCAATTGAGCGGCAATAAAAAAAGGTTGCGCCCAGcatgtttattattatgagATGTTTCTCGGCGTGTATTTGGCAAGGACATGCTTGCCGCAGCTGTGTATCgggtgcacacacacgcacacacaccctgTAATTGCAGTATGCAGAGGAAATGTGGCCGACGCTGTCTCAATGCCAGGCTCagcataaataacaacaaatgagggcagcggctgctgctatTGGAGACGGCATCTTTATctccagtgtgtgtgtgcttgagtgtgtgtgtgcttgttgtGGCACTTTTGTGTGCGGCGCCTGTAAGTATGCCACAAAATAAAGGCGACTGCAAATTATGCTGCCGGCACGCGACCCGCTGCCATTTGCTTGcgatttttatttcctttcgGTTGGCAAAGGAAAGCGTATGCAAATGGCATTTTTTCCGGGGAAGGAAGGGGAGGGGAGGGTTGGCCTTATCGCTGCCACACACATGAATGTCCTGGCAGGGGCAGGAGGCAGAGCCAGGATAACAAACTGCAAGCGTtgacaataaataatattttgcaaatcAAGCCCATGAATTTTAAAGCAGGCCACGCGAAATGCGTGGGGCGTGGCTCAGCCGGAAAATTTGGCGgcgtgtgtgagtgcgagtgtgattgtgtttgtgtgtgtgtgtgtgtgtgagaccTGCTCTCTCAAGTGTAATGCCAAGACGAATGCCTCGGCTTACGAACGCCTCAGTTTCCGGCCCTTAACCCCTTGCGCCAGCCGCAGACGTGCCAACTAAACCGCTTAAGCACTCAATTTGCGCGTGAAAAGGAACTTGACacccacaacacacacatgagtatgtgtgcgtattcgtttgtgtgtgtgggtgtgtgtgtgtgtgtgtgaacgcCTGCCAACCGCGGCACATGTCAGCACTTTGTTGTGATTTCCGTTTCCGCCGTCAACCCGTTTACACTCTGCGTTTATTGATATTGCCCCCCTCCGGGCATAATGGCATTTAGCATACGCTTtgtctagtttttttttctctgttttttttttttttaaccctTGATaaccatatatgtatttatttgtgaCTTCCTGTGTGTCAAATTAGGGTTAAATGCTGTCA
This window harbors:
- the LOC6636369 gene encoding solute carrier organic anion transporter family member 74D: MADEVHEATEFLKAPKSKRDEGDRLADTQCGLFKSPRLQSWATEYVFAVVFGIAGCFVAMAFTYFNGTITTLEKRYRIPSQTTSIIIVGTDISTTLTSGLLGYYAGRGHRPRYIALGLVVMAFFCVLTASPHIIYGPGEDALKLTREYVQADQLNATDDTLCQARKSSCEQEAYLWAPIVLLFSGQFISGIGCALFYTLGISYMDDNSSKAKTPAMLSWSVFLRMLGPTFGLSLASVCLRFYIDPQLEPLITNEDTRWLGAWWLGWIPLTIIMLLSAFFLYIFPKELPSARARRLKSNGHESGGNSLTELSLSDLLQAVKRLAKNKIYIYNSMASILYVFGYMPYWMFTPKYIETQYQQSASTATMATGSVALAFSAAGVLLSGYVISKHRPSARAMAAWNGIVDIFTVLGLLSYVLIGCDDSDKVTSMFPSGGGNDSCTASCHCEYVHYAPICSPHNVTYISACHAGCTEKTKDELGQFIYTGCKCIGASDIANATEHQFARQGPCPADCYNQFLIFLGVMCFLKFVGSSGRTSNLLLGLRCVSSADKSLALGLSNMIVAILAFIPSPLVFGAILDNNCLVWGKTCGSNGNCWLYDTKSLRYTINFLSASCILASSFWNIGVWYHAKNLKIFEEEDEETNHKKPEQFELNQKSCEIKKIRNEPRRHK
- the Oatp58Dc gene encoding solute carrier organic anion transporter family member 74D, giving the protein MVQSEERIAELEPQSTQDVEAPSPRVSSIEQEQLEQLEEEERHIDAAAKLLNNGNVHGDEADKSAQARIKAKLKKEKSEQDRLMTEEINKLLNDMPLEKNVTCGFWLFRGAFFQRFANQTAYVLLYGIVGCIFSMTYAYFNGTITTIEKRFKIPSKNTGIISVGNDISQTLVSAVLAYYAGKGHRPRWIGFGLLTIVVFCLMTTSPHFLYGPGEDALALTKEFGAQPDENATLEAIEEQRAKTLCRLTGGGAECEVGEGNFAPQVLLFVAQFISGIGGSLYYTLGVSYMDDNTKKSKTPALLSLSYFLRMLGPAIGYALASFCLRLYIAPQLHPVINNKDPRWLGAWWLGWLVMGGLLSCSGIFLSMFPKELPRAAARRLVEEKRRRERLSLRQKESAEKEKLTVELEPQSTAEPKASFKDMLVTFRRLTTNKTYMCNTLSNIFYLIGYTPFWIFTPKYIEVQYKQSAATSSMVTGTVALAFSAIGVLLSGFIISKYKPRARYMAAWNVICAVLVVAGVVTYAFIGCPDNERSVIVNIHNSAVNDTATCNSACACDYVRYSPVCGENNMTYISACHAGCKMEHVRSNGKKIFYDCSCIPGARNSSFKRLTARDLAYDNSTWDLAGRSLENSASTTYLEQLAAGQATPGACPVNCWTQFVAFLSVMCFLKFIGAAGRASNFLVSVRCVPEKDKTAAMGFGMMLCSMFAFIPGPIFFGWIFDRMCLVWGKTCTNKGNCWLYDPESMRYTLNFTAAVFISLGAIFDFGVWYYVKDLKIFDEEVKEVEMQIVQHEEEVNAEKNTEI